A part of Terriglobus roseus genomic DNA contains:
- a CDS encoding manganese catalase family protein: MYHHIKKMMFTVNVGTPDVRFGNMLLEQFGGANGELAAAMQYTIQGWNCVDDLARRDLLLDIGTEELSHLEVVGALIRMHLKPMKENREAAEADPLICIAGGGGVDLRNSMGNAWTSDYLKITGELDVDLRSNIAAEARAKIVYERLINYTDDPGSIDTLQFLMTREITHMKAFSAALESLEKSPFSIGRLAVTPGIVDQYFNASTGEGNEGEIDIRGPWQTSFGLKPVESEMVGGAGLSVKDINGVAGAEGRGKQDSGIKASTATAVVSVDPKPIPGKHAAQSGKQATLKGENGKRKKTSK, encoded by the coding sequence ATGTATCACCACATTAAGAAAATGATGTTCACGGTAAACGTCGGAACTCCGGACGTGAGATTTGGCAACATGCTCTTGGAGCAATTCGGTGGCGCGAACGGCGAACTCGCCGCAGCCATGCAGTACACAATCCAAGGTTGGAATTGTGTTGATGACTTGGCCCGTCGCGACCTTCTACTCGACATCGGAACTGAAGAGTTGAGCCACTTGGAAGTCGTCGGTGCTCTGATTCGTATGCATTTGAAGCCGATGAAGGAGAACCGCGAAGCCGCTGAAGCTGATCCTCTGATTTGTATTGCTGGAGGTGGTGGGGTGGATCTTCGCAATTCGATGGGCAATGCCTGGACATCGGATTATCTGAAGATAACCGGAGAACTCGACGTAGACCTGCGCAGCAATATTGCAGCCGAAGCGAGGGCAAAAATCGTGTACGAACGGCTTATCAACTACACCGACGATCCCGGCTCAATCGACACCCTCCAGTTCCTGATGACGCGCGAGATCACGCACATGAAAGCCTTCTCCGCAGCGCTGGAGTCTCTTGAGAAATCTCCTTTCTCGATTGGACGGCTCGCGGTTACTCCAGGCATCGTCGACCAATACTTCAATGCTTCGACGGGAGAAGGGAATGAAGGTGAGATCGATATACGCGGCCCTTGGCAGACTTCCTTTGGTTTAAAACCAGTCGAGTCAGAGATGGTTGGCGGCGCTGGATTATCGGTCAAAGATATCAACGGTGTCGCGGGTGCAGAAGGCAGGGGAAAGCAGGACAGCGGGATCAAGGCTTCTACGGCTACCGCTGTTGTCAGCGTAGATCCTAAGCCGATTCCAGGTAAACACGCGGCTCAGAGTGGCAAACAGGCAACTCTCAAAGGCGAGAATGGCAAGCGGAAAAAAACGTCAAAGTAA
- a CDS encoding MBL fold metallo-hydrolase, with translation MSNETDRAATPPWDASLVNLTSKELSPGVFAVLPDDVFDKDHVATTAGFVIGERSVLVIESMLNGDLASQLIGLVRKETNKPIRFLVNTSYHGDHAYGNYVFPISTVIVQHPATKRYMDEHFEDDRNFMLGLMGRGKGIERVQSRSADVVVSEMITVDLGGRMVEIRHLGFAQTPGDLVIWVPDAKVLWVGNMIQAPSPALPWLLEGRHHDTIETLNRVKTFLPEDATIIPGHGKPMRASDIDFPIKYLQELDQAVREAIDEGRSAEEIQDAVAMAHYGDYSLFDWAHKTVNIPAAWSHLQSTIT, from the coding sequence ATGAGCAACGAAACTGACCGGGCAGCCACACCACCGTGGGATGCTTCCCTTGTCAATCTCACCTCCAAAGAACTGTCACCCGGTGTGTTCGCCGTATTGCCAGACGACGTGTTTGATAAAGATCATGTGGCCACGACAGCCGGATTCGTGATCGGCGAACGATCCGTCTTGGTCATAGAATCTATGCTCAATGGCGATCTCGCATCGCAACTCATTGGCCTGGTGAGGAAGGAGACGAACAAACCGATTCGGTTTCTCGTGAATACGAGTTATCACGGAGATCATGCTTACGGGAATTATGTTTTCCCGATAAGTACGGTCATCGTTCAGCATCCCGCCACCAAGCGCTATATGGATGAGCACTTCGAAGACGATCGCAACTTCATGCTGGGGCTCATGGGCCGGGGCAAAGGCATTGAACGGGTTCAATCACGCAGTGCTGACGTTGTTGTATCGGAAATGATCACTGTTGACCTGGGTGGCCGAATGGTGGAAATACGCCACCTCGGGTTCGCGCAAACACCGGGAGATCTTGTCATCTGGGTGCCCGATGCAAAGGTGCTATGGGTAGGCAACATGATCCAAGCGCCATCGCCCGCTCTTCCCTGGCTTTTAGAAGGCCGGCATCATGACACGATCGAGACTCTTAATCGCGTGAAGACATTTCTTCCAGAGGACGCAACGATCATTCCTGGGCATGGCAAGCCCATGCGTGCATCGGACATCGATTTCCCCATCAAGTATCTTCAGGAACTCGACCAAGCGGTACGTGAGGCCATCGATGAGGGCCGCTCCGCAGAGGAGATCCAGGATGCAGTCGCCATGGCTCACTACGGGGACTACAGCCTCTTTGACTGGGCCCATAAGACGGTCAACATCCCCGCTGCATGGAGTCATCTGCAAAGCACGATTACGTAG
- a CDS encoding transglutaminase-like domain-containing protein produces MVALRPVWERAATIRDWVHDKVTFNYQAARSTKTAMDVFTERVGVCRDFQHLAITLTRALNIPARYVTGYLGDIRVPYGGAGDFAAWYQIWIDGRWWDMDARHNTPRLGRIPMAFGRDAVDVAITTSFGAAELTHFYVESNEVDCDGRRVPLTTSADPSADSPITPAI; encoded by the coding sequence TTGGTAGCACTAAGACCCGTTTGGGAACGCGCCGCCACAATTCGCGACTGGGTACATGACAAAGTCACCTTCAACTACCAAGCCGCGCGATCGACCAAGACAGCGATGGACGTGTTCACGGAGCGCGTTGGAGTGTGTCGCGATTTCCAACATCTAGCGATCACACTGACTCGCGCGCTAAACATTCCGGCTCGCTATGTTACTGGTTATCTGGGTGACATTCGCGTGCCCTATGGGGGAGCCGGGGATTTTGCCGCTTGGTATCAGATCTGGATCGATGGTCGTTGGTGGGACATGGACGCTCGACACAACACACCTCGGCTGGGACGCATCCCGATGGCTTTCGGCAGAGACGCTGTGGACGTGGCTATCACCACGAGCTTTGGAGCGGCTGAATTGACGCACTTCTATGTTGAATCGAACGAGGTCGATTGTGACGGACGTCGTGTGCCACTCACAACGAGCGCCGATCCCAGTGCTGACTCTCCAATTACCCCTGCGATCTAG
- a CDS encoding helix-turn-helix domain-containing protein: MTYALKWAVSFELKSPHGLAQFAVQQQQWLGIDLHCITQNISAKKSWQSFASDQATVSVILRQGGGGFCEPRKRINAPLARTRYDAGFSMYIPSHAEIWGFGDSTNLVCDLRARFQLPAVEAMLGDKFDRHKWSEPVLLIYDERVRKIAALLWDECHAPAGGSSLCGESLTTALMASFFTVSRTVQPSEQRGLSRPMLKRSLDYMEANFVRELHLDELAAVVGLSCSHFGRSFKTSLGISPHQWLMQRRIALAQELLLQKESIAVAAQMAGFANQSHFTKIFRTITGITPRRWIDQVQ, translated from the coding sequence ATGACATATGCACTAAAATGGGCGGTGTCTTTCGAGCTCAAATCGCCGCATGGTTTAGCTCAATTCGCGGTCCAGCAACAGCAATGGCTGGGGATCGATCTCCACTGCATCACGCAGAACATCTCCGCTAAGAAGTCGTGGCAAAGTTTTGCTTCGGATCAGGCGACAGTTTCAGTCATCCTCCGGCAAGGTGGTGGAGGATTCTGCGAGCCAAGGAAGCGAATCAATGCTCCTCTCGCCCGCACACGCTATGATGCGGGCTTTTCGATGTACATCCCATCCCATGCCGAGATTTGGGGGTTCGGCGATTCCACAAATCTTGTCTGCGATTTGCGCGCTCGCTTTCAGTTGCCTGCCGTTGAAGCCATGCTGGGGGATAAGTTTGACCGGCACAAATGGAGTGAACCCGTCCTCCTGATCTACGACGAACGGGTTCGTAAGATCGCCGCTCTCCTATGGGACGAGTGCCACGCACCGGCGGGTGGGTCTTCGCTTTGTGGCGAGAGCCTGACTACAGCCCTTATGGCGAGCTTCTTCACGGTGAGCCGCACTGTGCAACCGTCAGAACAGCGAGGACTTTCGCGTCCGATGTTGAAAAGAAGTTTGGATTATATGGAGGCTAATTTTGTCCGGGAGTTGCACCTTGACGAACTGGCGGCCGTGGTCGGTTTATCGTGTTCTCACTTCGGTCGCAGCTTCAAAACTTCTTTAGGAATCTCGCCGCACCAGTGGCTCATGCAACGGAGGATCGCTCTTGCTCAAGAGCTACTTCTTCAGAAAGAAAGCATTGCGGTAGCCGCTCAGATGGCTGGCTTCGCAAACCAGAGTCACTTCACCAAAATCTTTCGAACAATCACGGGCATAACTCCGCGTCGTTGGATTGACCAGGTTCAATGA
- a CDS encoding DUF417 family protein has product MNSASSIQESRDEIVPSGPLIRLSLWVGDRNLPFWVLSIGMIVMLLWAGAFKMTKPGAEGIIPLVSNSPLISWQFKLLGPYMGSNMIGATEWTAALLFIVGYARPKAGLIGALITTIMFFITSTMLVSTPDATIAWKGFRYMNNLGLFLFKDVISLGVSLYFISYYGRRVMLDEARTDS; this is encoded by the coding sequence ATGAACAGTGCCTCATCCATACAGGAATCTCGCGATGAAATCGTGCCCAGCGGCCCACTCATTCGCTTATCGCTGTGGGTCGGGGACCGTAACCTGCCCTTTTGGGTGTTGAGCATTGGCATGATCGTCATGCTTCTTTGGGCCGGAGCTTTCAAGATGACCAAGCCCGGGGCCGAGGGGATCATTCCGTTGGTTTCAAACAGCCCATTGATCTCGTGGCAATTTAAGTTGCTCGGGCCCTACATGGGATCGAACATGATCGGAGCCACTGAGTGGACTGCGGCTCTGCTGTTCATCGTCGGCTATGCCCGTCCGAAAGCTGGCCTCATCGGAGCTCTGATAACCACGATCATGTTCTTCATCACCAGCACGATGCTCGTCTCGACTCCGGACGCGACCATTGCGTGGAAAGGGTTCCGCTACATGAATAACTTGGGACTATTCCTCTTCAAAGATGTGATCTCTCTCGGTGTTTCGTTGTACTTCATCAGCTATTACGGCCGTAGGGTGATGCTTGACGAGGCCAGAACGGATTCATAG
- a CDS encoding methionine ABC transporter ATP-binding protein: protein MAQVEFRALDDVSLSVEAGTIQGIIGFSGSGKTTLLRCISRLERVDAGRVVVDGADLAHLDGAALRIARRRLGIVFQQYHLLRSRTVAENVALPLELAGIGRTAIAARVGELLEWFGLNGKRDAYLSQLSGGQRQRVAIARALATKPAVLLSDEPTSALDAETTASVLETLQRVRDEMGITIILVTHELNAVRAICDKVAVLDHGRIVEQVSVPDLFLRPSSDAARRLLGLPNSPDYVRMLIGESKLPADSILLSLQLAGASAELPLLTQAARYFGIDLHVVHGEVGRLRDVPYGNLIVVARGEAGPIARAVKFLRENGAAVNPLDSHDGGNRA from the coding sequence TTGGCGCAAGTCGAATTTCGCGCTCTCGATGACGTGTCCTTGTCAGTCGAGGCGGGCACTATCCAAGGCATTATCGGCTTCAGTGGATCGGGGAAGACTACCCTACTGCGGTGCATTAGTCGGCTCGAGAGAGTCGACGCGGGCCGTGTCGTCGTGGACGGTGCTGATCTCGCACATCTGGATGGCGCCGCCTTACGCATCGCGCGTCGACGATTGGGCATTGTCTTCCAGCAATATCACCTTTTGCGTTCCCGAACGGTTGCGGAGAATGTGGCATTGCCGCTGGAGCTTGCTGGCATAGGCAGAACCGCCATCGCGGCTCGCGTTGGAGAGCTATTGGAATGGTTCGGCCTGAACGGAAAACGCGACGCATACCTGTCACAGCTTTCCGGTGGTCAGAGGCAACGCGTGGCAATTGCGCGTGCCCTGGCAACGAAACCAGCGGTGTTGCTAAGTGACGAGCCAACGTCAGCACTCGATGCAGAGACTACGGCTTCCGTTCTGGAAACACTGCAGCGTGTACGGGATGAGATGGGTATCACGATCATCCTGGTGACACACGAACTCAATGCAGTACGGGCCATTTGTGACAAGGTCGCAGTCTTGGACCACGGGCGTATCGTTGAGCAGGTTTCGGTACCGGACCTGTTTTTGAGGCCGTCCAGTGATGCAGCACGAAGATTGTTGGGGTTGCCAAATTCTCCTGATTACGTGCGTATGCTGATAGGAGAGAGCAAGCTCCCCGCTGACTCCATTCTGCTTTCGCTGCAACTTGCAGGTGCAAGTGCAGAGTTACCGCTTCTTACGCAGGCCGCGCGATACTTCGGCATTGACCTTCATGTCGTGCATGGGGAGGTTGGACGCCTCCGCGATGTCCCATATGGAAACCTCATCGTAGTAGCTCGTGGTGAAGCTGGTCCCATAGCCCGTGCAGTCAAGTTCCTTAGAGAAAACGGTGCAGCTGTCAACCCTCTCGATTCTCATGACGGAGGGAATCGCGCATGA
- a CDS encoding MetQ/NlpA family ABC transporter substrate-binding protein, producing MKNLLALLWEPTLQTLYMVGIAVLLSGVGGLFLGIALVTTAPGRILQAPWLYRVLNVVTNVGRSVPFIILLVAILPFTRWLIGTAIGTSAAIVPLVVGAIPYVARLVESSLLEVDYGVIEAVLTMGATPWQVIRKTYLPEAVPALIRSMTIVTITLISYSAMAGAIGGGGLGDLAIRYGYQGFRADVMLATVIVLVLLIQTVQFVGDSAARHFQHTEPSARKKSIKQGLPAIVGSAVLLLGAAGGLFHSQRPQGSNRPLRVGVNPVPHGEILQAALPLLKRQGLDVEIVSFNDYVQPNLALVSGDIDANYFQHVPFMENFNHARNAHVVSVGKIHIEPLGIYAGRSRSLNALPEHAIITVPNDPANSGRALLLLQAADLLQLRTGSAVGATVQDISQNPKHVQIRLLEAAQLPRSLQDANVAVINMNYALAAELDPTKDALLLEGSASPYANVVSSLADRTNDPRIRLLVKTLQSPEMQAFIRDHYRGAVLPVQ from the coding sequence ATGAAGAATCTGCTCGCACTCTTGTGGGAACCGACGCTGCAAACGCTCTACATGGTGGGAATCGCCGTGTTGCTGAGTGGTGTGGGAGGATTGTTCCTTGGCATCGCTCTGGTCACTACGGCGCCAGGACGAATCCTCCAGGCACCGTGGTTATATCGAGTTTTAAATGTTGTGACTAACGTGGGCAGAAGCGTTCCATTCATCATCCTGCTTGTTGCGATCTTGCCGTTCACGCGTTGGTTAATCGGAACTGCAATCGGAACGTCCGCGGCGATTGTGCCGTTGGTCGTCGGCGCCATTCCATATGTCGCAAGATTAGTCGAATCGTCCCTGCTGGAGGTCGACTATGGTGTGATCGAAGCCGTGTTGACGATGGGCGCAACACCCTGGCAGGTGATTCGTAAGACTTACCTTCCGGAAGCCGTTCCGGCGCTCATACGTTCTATGACTATCGTCACAATCACCCTGATCAGTTACTCCGCGATGGCTGGTGCGATAGGCGGTGGAGGACTTGGTGATCTGGCCATTCGTTATGGATATCAAGGGTTCCGCGCGGATGTAATGCTCGCGACTGTAATTGTGCTGGTCCTCCTGATCCAGACGGTTCAGTTCGTAGGAGATAGTGCTGCGCGTCATTTCCAGCACACCGAACCGTCAGCTAGAAAGAAATCAATCAAGCAAGGGCTACCCGCGATTGTCGGTTCTGCAGTGTTGCTCTTGGGAGCAGCTGGTGGTCTCTTCCATTCGCAGCGACCTCAGGGGAGCAATAGACCTCTCCGTGTCGGCGTAAATCCCGTGCCGCACGGAGAAATCTTGCAGGCCGCGTTGCCACTGCTGAAACGGCAAGGCCTTGATGTAGAGATTGTTTCGTTTAATGACTACGTCCAGCCCAATCTCGCCTTGGTGTCCGGGGACATCGATGCGAACTACTTCCAACATGTCCCGTTTATGGAGAACTTCAACCACGCGCGCAACGCACATGTCGTCTCGGTAGGGAAAATCCATATTGAGCCTTTGGGAATTTATGCAGGCCGCTCGAGGTCTCTGAACGCGCTCCCGGAACACGCGATCATCACGGTTCCAAATGACCCGGCAAACTCGGGACGCGCGCTGTTACTACTGCAGGCTGCAGATTTGCTTCAACTACGTACCGGATCCGCTGTGGGAGCGACAGTACAGGACATATCCCAGAACCCGAAGCACGTGCAAATCCGGCTTCTGGAAGCTGCCCAGCTACCCCGCTCGTTGCAGGACGCCAACGTAGCTGTGATCAACATGAATTATGCGTTGGCTGCGGAGCTTGATCCAACGAAAGACGCTCTTCTTCTAGAAGGCTCTGCTTCCCCGTATGCGAACGTTGTTTCATCACTTGCGGATCGCACAAATGATCCCCGTATCCGGTTGTTGGTGAAGACATTGCAATCTCCTGAAATGCAAGCATTTATCCGAGACCACTACCGCGGAGCGGTGCTTCCAGTGCAATGA